A genome region from Pseudomonas sp. S06B 330 includes the following:
- a CDS encoding DUF2796 domain-containing protein, giving the protein MRRVFLALPFALLPLAVAHAHEDHDHDHDHAHGSLAAHEHGVARLNVVLDGKALELELQSPAMNLVGFEHKASSEADKAKVAAVRAQLEKPLALFTLAKAAECSESAQALESPLFGDTPAATAADKHDHSEIHAHYTFACAKPEQLTGFDLSPLFKAFPATQKIQLQLIGLNGQQGIEATAANASIPF; this is encoded by the coding sequence ATGCGTCGCGTATTCCTTGCCTTGCCATTCGCCTTGCTGCCCCTGGCCGTCGCTCATGCCCATGAGGACCACGACCACGATCATGACCACGCTCATGGCAGCCTCGCCGCCCACGAACACGGTGTTGCCCGTCTTAACGTGGTGCTTGATGGCAAGGCACTGGAATTGGAACTGCAAAGCCCGGCGATGAACCTGGTCGGTTTCGAGCACAAGGCCAGCAGTGAGGCCGACAAAGCCAAGGTCGCTGCCGTGCGCGCCCAGCTGGAAAAGCCATTAGCGCTGTTCACCCTCGCTAAGGCTGCCGAGTGCAGTGAAAGTGCTCAAGCGCTCGAAAGCCCATTGTTCGGCGACACACCGGCAGCTACAGCAGCTGACAAACATGACCACAGCGAAATTCACGCTCACTACACATTTGCTTGCGCCAAGCCCGAGCAGCTCACTGGCTTCGATCTGAGTCCGCTGTTCAAGGCCTTCCCCGCCACGCAGAAAATTCAGCTGCAACTGATCGGACTCAACGGACAACAGGGCATTGAAGCCACCGCCGCCAACGCATCAATTCCTTTCTAA
- a CDS encoding OmpW/AlkL family protein: protein MNKSLLSASLFALALAAPVAHAHQAGDIIVRAGAITVNPNEESSDIKLDGTKVSGTKATLDSDTQLGLTFAYMLTDHIGLELLAATPFHHTVGVKGLGPGLDGKLGDIKQLPPTLSLQYYPMEPSSKFQPYAGIGLNYTMFFDEDLDSNRKAQGFSNLKVKDSFGLAGQLGMDYMITDHFLVNAAVWYIDIDTKATMDGPTALGVGKTKVDVDVDPWVYMVGVGYKF from the coding sequence ATGAACAAGTCCTTGCTCAGCGCCTCGCTTTTCGCCTTGGCGCTCGCAGCCCCTGTTGCCCACGCCCACCAGGCTGGCGACATCATCGTGCGTGCCGGCGCAATCACTGTTAATCCCAACGAGGAAAGCAGTGACATCAAGCTCGACGGCACCAAGGTGTCCGGTACCAAGGCGACTCTGGATAGCGATACCCAACTGGGCCTGACCTTCGCCTACATGCTGACCGACCACATCGGTCTGGAGCTGCTGGCCGCCACGCCGTTCCACCACACTGTCGGCGTCAAGGGCCTCGGCCCTGGCCTGGATGGCAAGCTGGGCGACATCAAGCAACTGCCACCGACCCTGTCGCTGCAGTACTACCCGATGGAACCAAGTTCGAAGTTCCAGCCGTATGCCGGTATCGGTCTGAACTACACCATGTTCTTTGACGAAGATCTGGACAGCAACCGCAAGGCTCAGGGCTTCAGCAACCTGAAAGTCAAAGACTCGTTTGGTCTGGCCGGTCAGTTGGGCATGGACTACATGATCACCGACCACTTCCTGGTCAACGCCGCAGTCTGGTACATCGACATCGACACCAAGGCCACCATGGACGGCCCGACCGCTCTGGGCGTCGGCAAGACCAAGGTCGACGTAGATGTCGATCCATGGGTCTACATGGTCGGTGTCGGTTACAAGTTCTAA
- a CDS encoding ABC transporter permease, which yields MYLLRLALASLANRRFTAFLTAFAIALSVCLLLAVERVRTEARASFASTISGTDLIVGARSGSVNLLLYSVFRIGNATNNIRWDSYEHYANDKRVKWAIPISLGDSHRGYRVMGTTSSYFEHYQYGRKQPLQIAQGRAFANDPFEVVLGAEVAQALHYTLGDKLVLAHGVAAISLVKHDDKPFTVVGVLQRTGTPVDRTLHISLGGMEAMHIDWHNGVPARGAGRISAEQARDMDLQPAAITAFMLGLNNKIATFSLQREINEYRNEPLLAILPGVALQELWSLMGTAEQALFVVSLFVVLTGLIGMLTAILTSLNERRREMAILRSVGARPWHIAGLLMLEALALAMLGIAAGLGLLYLGIALAQGYVQANYGLFLPLAWPSAHEWSLLAIILGAALLMGSVPAWRAYRQSLADGLSIHL from the coding sequence ATGTACCTGCTCCGTCTTGCCTTGGCGAGCCTCGCCAACCGCCGTTTTACCGCCTTTCTTACGGCCTTTGCCATTGCCCTGTCGGTGTGCCTGCTGCTGGCCGTCGAACGGGTACGCACAGAAGCCCGCGCCAGTTTTGCCAGCACCATCAGTGGCACTGACCTGATCGTCGGTGCCCGTTCCGGCTCAGTCAACTTGCTGCTGTATTCAGTGTTTCGCATCGGCAATGCCACCAACAACATCCGCTGGGATAGCTACGAGCACTATGCCAATGACAAGCGAGTGAAATGGGCAATTCCCATTTCGCTCGGTGATTCGCACCGCGGTTACCGGGTTATGGGCACCACCAGCAGCTACTTCGAACATTATCAGTACGGCCGCAAACAGCCTCTGCAAATCGCCCAAGGCCGAGCGTTCGCCAACGATCCATTCGAAGTGGTGCTCGGTGCCGAAGTTGCTCAGGCCCTGCACTACACGCTCGGCGACAAGCTGGTGCTGGCCCACGGTGTGGCCGCCATCAGTCTGGTCAAGCATGACGACAAACCCTTCACTGTCGTCGGTGTGCTGCAACGCACCGGTACCCCGGTAGACCGCACGCTGCATATCAGCCTGGGCGGCATGGAAGCGATGCATATTGACTGGCACAACGGTGTCCCGGCTCGTGGAGCCGGACGAATCAGCGCCGAGCAAGCGCGCGATATGGACCTTCAGCCCGCGGCCATCACCGCGTTCATGCTGGGCCTGAATAACAAGATCGCCACGTTCAGCCTGCAGCGCGAGATCAACGAATACCGAAATGAACCGCTGCTGGCGATTCTGCCGGGAGTCGCCCTGCAAGAGCTCTGGAGCTTGATGGGCACTGCCGAGCAGGCGTTGTTCGTGGTCTCTCTGTTCGTCGTACTGACCGGGTTGATCGGCATGCTCACCGCCATCCTCACCAGCCTCAACGAGCGGCGCCGGGAGATGGCCATTTTGCGCTCGGTCGGTGCCCGTCCGTGGCATATTGCCGGGCTGCTGATGCTTGAGGCGCTGGCCCTGGCAATGCTCGGCATCGCTGCCGGTCTGGGCTTGCTGTACCTGGGGATCGCCCTGGCCCAGGGTTATGTACAAGCCAACTACGGACTGTTCCTGCCCCTGGCCTGGCCAAGCGCCCACGAATGGAGTCTGCTGGCGATCATTCTCGGGGCCGCACTGCTCATGGGTAGCGTGCCTGCCTGGCGCGCCTATCGGCAGTCCCTGGCCGACGGCCTGTCCATTCACTTGTGA
- a CDS encoding ABC transporter ATP-binding protein: MSQALIELTDLGFAWPGQAPLLDIPALRLEVGESLFLKGPSGSGKTTLLGLLGGVQKPDRGSIRLLGQDLSGLTLGARDRFRVDHTGYIFQQFNLLPFLSVRENVELPCRFSRSRAQRAALRHGSIDQAAASLLAHLGLKDPSLLARRADSLSIGQQQRVAAARALIGQPELVIADEPTSALDADTREAFIRLLFAECRAAGSSLLFVSHDQSLAPLFDRQLSLTELNRAALPANDMEA, encoded by the coding sequence ATGAGCCAGGCATTAATTGAACTGACCGATCTGGGCTTTGCCTGGCCGGGCCAAGCCCCTTTGCTGGATATTCCAGCCTTGCGCCTTGAAGTCGGCGAATCGCTGTTTCTCAAAGGCCCCAGCGGCAGTGGTAAAACTACCCTGCTTGGTCTGCTCGGCGGCGTGCAGAAGCCTGACCGTGGCAGCATTCGCCTGCTCGGCCAGGATTTAAGTGGGCTCACGCTCGGCGCCCGTGACCGCTTTCGGGTCGATCACACCGGCTACATTTTTCAGCAATTCAACCTGCTGCCTTTTCTTTCCGTGCGCGAAAACGTCGAGTTGCCCTGCCGCTTTTCGCGCAGCCGCGCGCAACGTGCGGCGCTGCGCCACGGCAGCATCGACCAAGCCGCCGCCAGCCTGCTGGCTCATCTGGGTTTGAAAGATCCGAGTCTGCTCGCACGACGCGCCGACAGCCTGTCCATCGGCCAGCAGCAGCGAGTGGCCGCCGCCCGCGCACTGATCGGCCAGCCCGAACTGGTGATCGCTGACGAACCTACCTCAGCCCTCGACGCCGACACCCGCGAAGCCTTCATTCGGCTGTTATTCGCTGAATGCCGCGCCGCCGGCTCCAGCCTGCTGTTTGTCAGCCATGACCAGAGCCTGGCGCCACTGTTCGACCGCCAGCTGTCACTGACCGAACTCAACCGCGCCGCGCTGCCAGCCAACGACATGGAGGCCTGA
- a CDS encoding class I SAM-dependent methyltransferase yields the protein MAPAPLQQALGELLGDARLVISDLPECALKLWLIDAQNMDRAFSSEETRRILHEPPYWSFCWASGLAMARYLDQHRYWVEGKRVLDFGAGSGIAAIAAARAGALEVVACDLDPLALQACRANAELNNVELSYSEDFFQEADRFDLILVADVLYDRANLPLLDQFLSRGQQALVADSRVRDFSHPLYQPLGVLEALTLPDLAEPHEFRQVSLYHASRQPL from the coding sequence ATCGCACCGGCGCCCTTGCAACAGGCATTAGGCGAACTGCTTGGCGATGCTCGGCTGGTGATCAGCGACTTGCCTGAGTGCGCGCTCAAGCTGTGGCTGATTGATGCGCAGAACATGGACCGCGCGTTCAGCAGCGAAGAAACCCGGCGCATCCTGCATGAACCGCCGTACTGGAGCTTTTGCTGGGCCAGCGGCCTGGCCATGGCCCGCTACCTGGACCAGCACCGTTACTGGGTGGAAGGCAAGCGTGTGCTCGACTTTGGCGCAGGCTCCGGGATCGCTGCCATTGCCGCCGCCCGTGCTGGCGCCCTTGAGGTCGTGGCATGTGACCTTGATCCACTGGCCCTGCAAGCCTGCCGGGCCAATGCCGAGCTCAATAACGTGGAACTGAGCTATTCCGAGGATTTTTTCCAGGAGGCCGACCGCTTCGACCTGATCCTGGTGGCTGACGTACTCTATGACCGCGCCAACCTGCCACTGCTCGACCAATTCCTCAGCCGCGGCCAACAGGCGTTGGTGGCCGACTCGCGCGTGCGCGACTTCAGCCATCCGCTGTACCAGCCCTTGGGCGTGCTTGAGGCGCTGACCCTGCCGGACCTGGCCGAACCACACGAATTCCGCCAGGTCAGCCTGTACCACGCCAGCCGCCAGCCTTTATAG
- the nrdR gene encoding transcriptional regulator NrdR, which produces MHCPFCGANDTKVIDSRLVAEGEQVRRRRECVACGERFTTFETAELVLPRLIKQDGSRQPFDEEKLRAGMQRALEKRPVSVERLEAALAHIKHKLRATGEREIKSLVVGELVMAELQKLDEVAYIRFASVYRRFQDLNEFREEIDRLARVPAKE; this is translated from the coding sequence ATGCACTGTCCCTTCTGCGGTGCCAACGACACCAAGGTCATCGACTCGCGACTGGTTGCCGAGGGCGAGCAAGTGCGCCGTCGGCGCGAATGCGTTGCCTGCGGTGAACGCTTCACCACCTTCGAAACCGCCGAGCTGGTGCTGCCGCGCCTGATCAAACAGGACGGCAGCCGCCAACCGTTCGACGAAGAAAAACTGCGCGCCGGTATGCAGCGCGCGCTGGAAAAGCGACCGGTCAGCGTTGAGCGTCTGGAAGCGGCGCTGGCGCACATCAAACACAAGCTGCGGGCCACTGGCGAGCGCGAGATCAAGTCGCTGGTTGTCGGTGAACTGGTCATGGCCGAGCTACAGAAGCTCGATGAAGTCGCCTATATCCGCTTTGCTTCCGTTTATCGCCGCTTCCAGGACCTCAACGAGTTCCGAGAAGAAATCGACCGCCTGGCGCGTGTGCCGGCTAAAGAGTGA
- the ribD gene encoding bifunctional diaminohydroxyphosphoribosylaminopyrimidine deaminase/5-amino-6-(5-phosphoribosylamino)uracil reductase RibD produces the protein MSNERAVLDAHYMARALELARKGVYSTHPNPRVGCVIVRDGQIVGEGWHVRAGEPHAEVHALRQAGELARGACAYVTLEPCSHHGRTPPCAEALVKAGVARVVAAMQDPNPQVAGQGLKRLAEVGIEVASGVLETQARALNPGFLKRMEQGLPFVRAKLAMSLDGRTAMASGESQWITGPAARSAVQRLRARSSVVLTSAESVLADKARMTVRGEELGLDPETTALVLARPPLRVLIDGRLRLPLDAPFYQAGPALVVTAAEFDPRYAEAGHELLRLPGAEGRIDLNALLVALAARGVNEVLLEAGARLVGAFAQKGLIDEYQIFVAGRILGSNARPLLEWPLETMSQAPHLKIIEMRAVGDDWRVTAVPKPASGV, from the coding sequence ATGTCCAACGAACGCGCGGTACTCGACGCCCACTACATGGCCCGAGCCCTGGAGCTGGCCCGTAAGGGCGTGTATTCGACCCATCCGAATCCGCGCGTTGGCTGTGTGATTGTGCGCGACGGCCAGATTGTCGGTGAAGGCTGGCATGTGCGTGCCGGTGAACCACATGCCGAAGTGCACGCACTGCGCCAGGCCGGCGAGCTGGCCCGCGGTGCCTGTGCCTATGTAACCCTTGAACCGTGCAGTCACCACGGGCGTACGCCGCCCTGTGCTGAGGCGCTGGTCAAGGCCGGCGTGGCACGTGTAGTCGCCGCCATGCAGGACCCCAACCCGCAAGTGGCGGGGCAGGGGCTCAAGCGTTTGGCTGAGGTCGGCATTGAAGTCGCCAGCGGTGTGCTCGAGACGCAAGCGCGGGCGTTGAACCCGGGCTTCCTCAAGCGCATGGAGCAAGGGTTGCCGTTTGTGCGGGCCAAGCTGGCGATGAGCCTGGACGGGCGTACGGCTATGGCCAGCGGCGAGAGCCAGTGGATCACCGGCCCCGCTGCGCGTTCAGCGGTGCAGCGTTTGCGGGCACGTTCCAGTGTGGTGTTGACCAGCGCCGAGAGTGTGCTGGCCGATAAGGCGCGGATGACGGTGCGTGGCGAAGAGCTGGGCCTTGACCCGGAGACCACGGCCTTGGTCCTGGCTCGTCCACCCTTGCGCGTGCTGATCGACGGTCGCCTGCGCCTGCCCCTTGATGCACCGTTCTATCAGGCTGGGCCTGCTCTGGTGGTCACCGCTGCTGAGTTCGACCCGCGCTACGCCGAGGCTGGCCATGAATTGCTGCGTCTGCCGGGTGCAGAGGGCCGCATTGACTTGAACGCGTTGCTGGTGGCACTGGCTGCCCGTGGCGTCAACGAGGTGCTGCTTGAAGCAGGGGCCAGGCTGGTGGGCGCCTTCGCGCAGAAAGGCTTGATCGACGAGTACCAGATTTTTGTCGCCGGACGGATTCTCGGTTCCAATGCACGGCCGCTGCTGGAGTGGCCGCTGGAAACGATGAGTCAGGCGCCACACCTGAAAATTATTGAAATGCGCGCGGTAGGCGATGACTGGCGAGTCACTGCAGTGCCGAAACCCGCGTCAGGCGTATAA
- a CDS encoding NAD-dependent epimerase/dehydratase family protein — MADAPILITGGAGFIGSHLSDALLEKGYAVRILDDLSTGKASNLQMDHPKLELIEGDVADAELVKRAAAGCQAVVHLAAVASVQASVDDPVKTHQSNFIGTLNVCEAMRLNGIKRVLFASSAAVYGNNGEGLAVEEDAPKAPLTPYAVDKLASEQYLDFYRRQHGLEPVVFRFFNIFGPRQDPSSPYSGVISIFCERALSGTPITLFGDGEQTRDFLYIADLVAVMVQALELREVEEGAINIGLNQATSLNQLLDALKSVLGGLPAISHGPARSGDIRHSRANNQRLLARFEFPQPTPLAVGLARLLGKE; from the coding sequence ATGGCTGATGCCCCAATTCTGATCACCGGTGGCGCCGGTTTCATCGGTTCTCACTTGAGTGATGCGTTGCTGGAAAAAGGCTATGCGGTACGGATCCTCGATGACCTTTCCACCGGCAAAGCCAGCAACCTGCAAATGGACCACCCCAAACTTGAGTTGATCGAGGGTGATGTAGCCGACGCTGAACTGGTCAAGCGAGCCGCTGCGGGATGCCAGGCCGTTGTGCACCTGGCCGCCGTTGCCTCGGTGCAGGCCTCGGTGGACGACCCGGTGAAAACTCACCAGAGCAACTTCATCGGCACCTTGAATGTCTGCGAAGCCATGCGCCTCAATGGCATCAAACGGGTGCTGTTTGCCTCCAGCGCGGCCGTCTATGGCAACAACGGCGAAGGCCTGGCGGTCGAGGAAGATGCACCCAAAGCGCCTCTCACGCCCTATGCCGTGGACAAGCTGGCCAGTGAGCAATACCTGGACTTCTATCGTCGCCAGCATGGTCTGGAGCCGGTGGTGTTCCGCTTCTTCAACATCTTCGGGCCACGCCAGGATCCGTCTTCGCCGTATTCCGGGGTGATCAGCATTTTCTGCGAGCGCGCCTTGAGCGGTACCCCCATCACGCTGTTCGGTGATGGCGAGCAGACCCGTGATTTTCTCTACATCGCCGATCTGGTCGCGGTAATGGTACAGGCGCTGGAGTTGCGGGAAGTTGAAGAGGGGGCAATCAACATCGGCCTGAACCAGGCGACTTCCCTGAATCAGTTGCTGGACGCGCTCAAATCAGTATTGGGCGGGTTACCGGCGATCAGTCACGGGCCTGCGCGCTCTGGCGATATTCGCCACTCACGGGCGAACAACCAGCGGCTGCTGGCGCGATTTGAGTTCCCGCAGCCGACACCGTTGGCCGTTGGCCTGGCCCGATTGCTCGGCAAAGAATAA
- a CDS encoding YbaY family lipoprotein → MPFRALVVLSFAALLAACSSDQPQTAPEPKAPVASKTPKPLGPLPAYQRELSGTLLNIPAGAEVELALLVIDARGRPQNLLASSTLTGNGLDMPFQLRFNPDAFPSGARVELRGRASKSGQLILHLPPLRIAQAQSQATGPLRFEKAP, encoded by the coding sequence ATGCCATTTCGAGCGCTCGTTGTGCTCAGTTTTGCCGCCTTGCTGGCAGCCTGCAGCAGCGACCAACCGCAGACCGCACCAGAGCCCAAAGCCCCGGTTGCCAGTAAAACGCCCAAGCCTCTTGGGCCGTTGCCAGCCTATCAACGGGAGTTGAGCGGGACCTTGCTCAACATTCCAGCCGGTGCCGAAGTCGAATTGGCCTTGCTGGTGATTGATGCACGTGGTCGCCCACAGAATTTACTGGCTAGCAGCACGCTCACCGGCAATGGCCTGGACATGCCATTCCAGCTGCGCTTCAACCCCGACGCCTTTCCCTCCGGGGCACGGGTGGAGTTGCGTGGCCGCGCGAGCAAGTCCGGACAATTGATACTGCACCTGCCGCCACTGCGCATCGCCCAGGCACAGAGCCAAGCCACCGGCCCACTGCGCTTTGAAAAAGCGCCATGA
- a CDS encoding sugar nucleotide-binding protein yields MRMRLMLLGGGNALGQALIRLGAEEDIGFLAPRPPEHGWDPASLTQLLDDTRPDALVNLAYYFDWFQAESVSEKRLAQQERSVERLAELCQHHNIILVQPSSYRVFDGSRATAYSEKDEPVPLGQRGQALWRIEQSVRATCPQHVMLRFGWLLDESIDGVLGRFLTRAEQPQELLLADDRRGNPTPVDDAARVILSVLKQLDCAAPLWGTYHYAGNEATTPLALGQAILSEAAQLHKLAVTAPTAQAHAARPDASEEPQHAVLACKKILHTFGIKPRAWRSGLPPLLDRFYRHG; encoded by the coding sequence ATGCGAATGCGCCTGATGCTGTTGGGTGGTGGAAATGCCCTTGGGCAAGCGCTGATTCGCCTCGGGGCCGAGGAAGATATCGGCTTTCTGGCTCCACGACCGCCAGAGCACGGCTGGGATCCGGCCAGCCTAACCCAGCTGCTGGACGACACCCGTCCTGATGCCCTGGTGAACCTGGCCTATTACTTCGATTGGTTCCAGGCCGAGTCGGTCAGCGAAAAGCGTTTGGCCCAGCAGGAACGATCGGTGGAGCGTCTGGCTGAGCTGTGTCAGCACCACAACATCATTCTGGTCCAGCCGTCGAGCTATCGGGTCTTTGATGGCTCGCGTGCCACTGCGTACAGCGAGAAGGATGAGCCGGTGCCGCTCGGTCAGCGTGGCCAGGCACTCTGGCGGATTGAGCAGAGTGTCCGGGCAACCTGTCCGCAGCATGTGATGCTGCGCTTTGGCTGGTTGCTCGATGAGAGTATCGATGGCGTGCTAGGGCGCTTCCTGACGCGCGCCGAGCAGCCCCAGGAATTGTTGCTGGCCGACGACCGCCGCGGCAATCCAACCCCGGTGGACGACGCTGCGCGGGTGATTCTTTCGGTGCTCAAGCAGCTCGATTGCGCCGCGCCGCTGTGGGGAACGTATCACTACGCCGGTAATGAAGCCACCACGCCGCTGGCGCTCGGTCAGGCTATCCTCAGTGAGGCGGCGCAACTGCACAAACTGGCAGTGACCGCACCCACTGCACAGGCCCACGCCGCGCGCCCGGATGCCAGCGAAGAACCGCAACACGCAGTGCTGGCCTGCAAGAAAATCCTGCACACTTTCGGTATCAAACCCCGCGCCTGGCGCTCGGGTTTGCCGCCCCTACTGGATCGATTCTATCGTCATGGCTGA
- a CDS encoding DUF3299 domain-containing protein, giving the protein MPRILLSILLLMSTPLWADEPRTLEWPQLIPAGAPIVQPQLAPLHDLSQLSDALAAESAPAAHQQVPNAPVVKALDGQQVKLPGYIVPLEVSEEGRTTEFLLVPYYGACIHVPPPPSNQIVHIVSEMGVRVEDLYQPYWIEGRMQVKNISSELADAGYQMEAEKIYAYELE; this is encoded by the coding sequence ATGCCACGCATTCTGCTGTCGATACTGCTGCTGATGAGCACGCCCTTATGGGCGGACGAACCGCGCACCCTGGAGTGGCCGCAACTGATTCCCGCCGGTGCGCCAATCGTCCAGCCGCAACTGGCGCCGCTGCACGACCTGTCGCAGTTAAGCGACGCCCTGGCCGCCGAGTCGGCTCCGGCCGCCCACCAACAGGTGCCGAACGCGCCGGTGGTCAAAGCCCTGGATGGCCAGCAGGTGAAGCTGCCGGGCTACATCGTACCGCTGGAAGTCAGTGAAGAGGGGCGCACCACAGAGTTTCTCCTGGTGCCCTACTACGGTGCCTGCATCCATGTGCCACCGCCACCGTCGAACCAGATTGTGCATATCGTCAGTGAGATGGGTGTCAGGGTTGAGGACCTCTATCAACCCTACTGGATCGAAGGCCGGATGCAGGTAAAGAACATCAGCAGCGAACTAGCCGACGCCGGTTACCAAATGGAAGCCGAGAAAATCTACGCTTATGAGCTAGAGTAA
- the trxA gene encoding thioredoxin, with amino-acid sequence MSQDTPYVFDTSAADFDQLVIANSHHKPVLVDFWAEWCAPCKAMMPLLAQITESYQGELLLAKVNCDIEQDIVARFGIRSLPTVVLFKDGQPVDGFAGAQPESAIRALLEPHVQMPPPAAADPLELAQALFAEGRFSEAEATLKALLTEDNSNAAALILYARCLAERGELAEAQTVLDAVKSDEHKAALAGAKAQLTFLRQAASLPEVADLKARLAQNSEDDEAAYQLCIQQLSRQQYEAALDGMLKLFMRNRGYEGGLPHKTLLQVFDLLGNDHPLVGTYRRKLFAALY; translated from the coding sequence ATGAGCCAAGACACACCCTATGTTTTCGATACCAGCGCTGCCGATTTCGATCAGCTGGTAATCGCCAACTCCCACCACAAACCGGTGCTGGTGGATTTCTGGGCCGAATGGTGCGCGCCGTGCAAGGCGATGATGCCGTTACTCGCGCAAATCACCGAGAGCTATCAGGGCGAGCTGTTGTTGGCCAAGGTCAACTGCGATATCGAACAGGACATCGTTGCCCGCTTCGGCATTCGCAGCCTGCCTACCGTGGTGCTGTTCAAAGATGGTCAACCGGTAGACGGTTTTGCCGGTGCCCAGCCGGAGTCGGCGATCCGTGCCTTGCTTGAACCCCACGTACAAATGCCACCGCCGGCGGCCGCAGACCCGCTGGAACTGGCCCAGGCACTGTTTGCCGAAGGTCGCTTCAGCGAAGCCGAAGCCACCCTCAAGGCCTTGCTGACAGAAGACAACAGCAATGCTGCGGCGTTGATCCTGTATGCCCGCTGCCTGGCTGAGCGCGGCGAATTGGCTGAAGCTCAGACGGTGCTTGATGCGGTCAAGAGCGATGAGCACAAAGCCGCCCTGGCGGGCGCCAAGGCTCAGCTGACCTTCCTGCGTCAGGCCGCCAGCCTGCCGGAAGTGGCTGACCTCAAGGCACGCCTGGCGCAAAACAGCGAGGACGATGAAGCGGCCTACCAACTGTGCATTCAGCAGCTGTCGCGCCAGCAGTACGAAGCGGCGCTGGACGGGATGCTCAAGTTGTTCATGCGCAATCGTGGCTATGAAGGCGGCCTGCCGCATAAGACCTTGCTGCAGGTGTTCGACTTGCTGGGTAATGACCACCCGCTGGTGGGCACCTACCGTCGCAAGTTGTTTGCTGCTTTGTACTGA